A genomic region of Arachis hypogaea cultivar Tifrunner chromosome 5, arahy.Tifrunner.gnm2.J5K5, whole genome shotgun sequence contains the following coding sequences:
- the LOC112801655 gene encoding myosin-11-like, which translates to MARRELGKLKMATRKIGALQEAKEKLEEKGGRTHLASPTRKKFTASKSPKHKRYRNYRNSLQDMQSKLNETNALLVKERENVKKVTIEATPVM; encoded by the exons ATGGCCAGGAGAGAACTCGGGAAACTGAAGATG GCTACAAGGAAAATTGGTGCACTTCAAGAAGCAAAGGAAAAACTTGAAGAAAAGGGTGGAAGAACTCACCTAGCATCTCCAACTAGGAAAAAGTTTACGG CCTCGAAGAGTCCAAAGCACAAGAGATATCGAAACTACAGAAATTCATTACAGGATATGCAGAGTAAACTTAATGAAACCAATGCTCTGCTTGTCAAGGAGCGAGAGAATGTAAAGAAGGTTACCATTGAAGCAACTCCGGTTATGTAA